In Telopea speciosissima isolate NSW1024214 ecotype Mountain lineage chromosome 10, Tspe_v1, whole genome shotgun sequence, the DNA window GTGATACCTGCCCTGAATCCACCCTGTTGCCATCCCTAATTGCCACAAACATGCTAGCAAATTTTGGATTACCCCACCTTTGGCACTTGTATAGCTCTACATAATTATACAACCCAAGATACAATTTATTGAAGAGAAATTATAGTATGGCTACCAACCACTGTCCACTGTCTTGTAGCCCTTCCAACAAGATCATTCAAAACAAGTCTCCACTACAACGGACAGTTACAACAATCCCCAAAGGGACAGTCACCACTGTCTTATAGCCCTTCCAACCACTGTCATAAAAAAGGGACCTAGTTCACATCAGTCTATATAGCTTGGTTTATTTTCCCATGCACAGTGACCAATTGAAGCATCTTTTGGCTGAAAACAGCCACTGATCTGCAATACAAATCTAGAAACAAGTGGAAAAGCAACTATCAATCTAAATTCCCACTGAAGAATAATCCCTATATGTGCTTAACAGTTGAACATCATAAATCTGCATATAAGATCTGGCCCTGTAAGGAGTAAAGACAAGGTCTgaacaagaaaataaatgacATGACCGTGGATTATTTCCACTTTCCAATCCATGCCACATTTTATGAAGAAATAAGAAACAGAATCCAGATAAACTCCCTCCACCTGTTACAAGCTCCATAAATCATTATGAACAAAGTTATGCCAGTTAATGGCTCCCGAATTGAACCCAGCAAATAAACTACAAATTCCAACATCATCTTACTACATACTAACACTGATGATGTAGCAATTGAGCAACTGAGCATTAATATGAACATCAAGTACAATGACATTTCAGTGATAAGATACTCCTATCAGTGCACACATCTAATGCATTTATAACTTGGCTGCAGTGACTACCAATAAACACAAGTCCTCGACGCCTTCATTTCGGATCTCTGATGATAATTCAAGTTCTAAACCATAGCTCTTTCAAAtgacaccaaaaaaaaaaaaaaagttcccaAATTGTCTCCCAACCAAGCAATGGGATTCTTTAAATTCAAATGACCAGATCAAAGAGATGTACAATTTGGCGtaaaagggattgaacaaaaaCCACCTTAATCAACTGCATGAACTCACGACAGTGGTTGTTAAGCATTTCCATCCTTGGACCTGTTGAGTTAGATAGTTCATCCATTACAGCTCCTGCAAgctccaaaaccctaacaattCTCTGTGCAACAatataaaagggaaaataaacttccctccaaaaaattgaaaagcaTAAACAGTAGTAAAAATACCGGTCTATCTTTGAGCATTTATTTCATTTACCTTCTCCCTAGTATGAAGCCTCTGGAGAGAGTTGTTTTGGACTTGAGAGTCTGTGGCATTGATTGAGTTCTTCCAATTGCCAAACTGAGAGGTCATCCTCAGTTACCTGATGAACAACTCTGTACAAAATGAAGCAACACCTAGTGTCAGAGCAGCTATTAGCAGAGTACCCAGTAAACTAGCCAACTGCTTCATTCCCTTCTTGAcattattgaaaaaataaatacaagctGCTGTATGTTAGTTTGTTCACATAGTTTTGAAAACCAGACCAGCCATTCGACCATTGAGTGAACTGGTTAATGTTTTCCAGGTCAAAGGAGTACTTATGAGTAAAACCATGGctaataaaataattataaaagagaagaaaaaagggatGTGTAATAAGAAAGGAGTACTTTCACTAAACACAAAAGGAACTAATCATCCAGATAAAGCCGATAAAATAACTacaaatgagaagaaaaaggggacaGATAACAAGGAGTATTTCTACTGGACACAAAAGGAACTAATCAACCAGATAatcttaccaaacaaaaaagtaagattatcAAAAGGAATTAGGTGGTTTTTTAATCCACTTTTTTTTACTTCAGAACGGTAAAACTATTTTAGGCGCTTTTGGTTTTCTTGTTTCCATGAAGAGCATGAAAATGTCTGATAACCAAGAAATCATTTGCGTTTtcctaaacaaaaaaataaagaacaacatTTAGCAAAATGATTGTAAAGAACTATTCTCTGATTGTTTGTATAAATAATTTTGTATATGTGCGACCATGGTCATGTAAGTGAGCTCATTACAAGGTGGGTAACAAAAATATTGATATCCCACAAGTTTATGGAACAATGGATATTAAAGTGAGGATAGTCATCAATATAGCACCAAATAAAAACTATCATGCATGTTATTGAAGTTTAAGAGAAACAACAGGTTTAACAGCaaccaaaagagagagaaagagagagagagagagagaggtgggggGGCGGGGTTCTCTTTTGTTGGATATTTGTGGAGATGGTCACAGAGGAGTAAGATTTACTCCTGGAACTACATACATGcaaatagagagagagtttgTTTGATCAGTCTATATGCCtaagaaagaaacaaatttaCAGAAATGTACAGTCAATCAGTAGCAACAATTCTTCTTCAAGTGATCCTTCTTCTAATGCATACTTACCTAGAATATGGGATAGCAATAAAACCATGTCCGCTGTCAACCCAAATCTATCCTATCTTTTCTCTCCCCTTATTCCCAAGTGATTTTCAGCCTACCCCTTGGTCTTTTAACTTCTCCAATCAGAGCCTCATATCAGTGGTTTCTGCTGCAAATGCAATATGACTGCAAATCCCTTTCCTCCAACTAATATCCTTTTATACCCATGACTAAATaacctcaaattttttttcatttcttattttaagttttcctagtttttccgctAATCCTTCTAAACAttcctcatttcagctacaattgttttgtttattatgtgtttcttcttcttctgttttttcccACCCAACATTCAGAGCTCCAGTCTAAACCCCAGAACCCAGCCATTAGTACAGAGGCACACCTCTGCCACGCTCTAATTCACCTGAAACAAGCCATTTAATAGACAGCATACACTAGGTTTGGCCTTTAGTTTACCTACCCTTTTCCCGGATCAAAGCTGGAACCAAACACCTTGATGGCTTCGTAGCTGGTCTGGTTTTGAAAACCATGGACTGCCCGGGATAGCGCAACCATTGTGCTACTACGTCTACCTAGACTGTGCAGTTCGACACCACATGAATGCCGAGATTGTCCGGCCAAGTATAATATAAACTGCGGTTCTATAAACAGGACAGAGGGAAGCATTCTTCACATAAACTCAAAATTAACCATAGAAAATGTTTACCTGCAAAAGTAAAGAACAAGAACCATGGGTGACGGCAGAGTGGTTTACCTCAACAGGTTGTGCTTCCTTCATCCAATTTCATCAGACTTTTCGTCAAATACGTTGGCTGCCCAACACACTGATCACCACCAGACACACAAATGGGTGCCAGTAGATCAAATAAAATGGTATGTCAAAATTAAAGACAGAACCCAAGGATTGACCGTTGTaaggatttttttgttttttttttttggttgggggtggTTAATAGCACTTTATTTAGTATCGTggaaacacttttttttttttttttttggtcaagagTACCGTAGAGATAACATAACTCCAAGATCCATGGATCGGAAATAAGCCATACTATCATATACGTCACCGTCATCGATAGGGCTTGGGAGTCCGCTAAACTGTTAATCTCTCttagaacaaaaagaaaacaacatgTTTCCAAACATGAGAAAAGATAAGTAATATCTTCCAAAATAGTAGGGAGGTTAAGTTGTGAAGAAGATAAACCTCTCTATAGATAAGTGATGATGCTCTTATTATCGCACTCTAATTGCACACAATCGAAAGTTCATAGGATGATCTTTGCCAAAGCCCTCCGTTGTAGAATGTTGCCGGAATAGCTTCCGATATAATGCCAATTCAAATAGTTGGGATGATAAACTAGCTTCACAAATGATCTTCACCACACCTAATGGGGAAGCAGTTCAGGATAGCACAAGTTTCGAAAAAGTAGGAGTATCCGCTTGGAGAGATGTAGTCGATTGAGCATTAGAAAACTCGTTGAAGGCTGAAAGAGACACTTGTATTACTTCATCTAGTGTCCAATTTTGACGTCCAAACACCACATCATTTTTTGCTTTCCAACAATATAGGAGGATGTGACTTGTGGGGCCGACCAGGAACCCTTCTCTAGGCCAAAACTGGTCCACCTAGAATTTAATGCTCGGTGAGAGAGAAGTCTCATTGATTCGGAACCCGGTTCAGCAAGAATTGGGGATCCGGATCAGGTTGATTCCAATTTTAAATTGGCTGAAATCGAATTGCACACTAAAAGCCTATCATAGTTCGGCAGCTCTGGATTAACTGGAATCAGGATCGAATTCAATTAATTTCAATCAAAATCACCCAATTCGGCGAATTCAATTCCGATTTTTTAGACCATGATAAGACAGATTTTTACCCTCTCATGTGCGCACCTCATTTGAGAATCCAACGTAAAAACTTAGGCAGTGatgtctttttatcttctcaagtgttgggtgtACTATTAGATTCTCAAGTGAGGTGCACTattaagaggataaaaatcctgaTGAGACCCATTTGTAGGTAGAGATATAAATAGATAATTGAAAATTCATAATCGAAGCTGTATCgaaaatttttggtttttgtaaactatccaaatccattaaAATGTGGATATTGACATGGGCGCAAGCAATGCGGTGCCCCTGTGCCTagacatgggggtgggcaaaatgaccgttgAGCCCTCATGGAAAGACAGAATTTCCTGAGGCATGGCGTTCATTTCGCCCTCCCCTATGTCTATGCACATGGGCAGTGTACAACACGCACCTAGGTagagttctctttcccttaaataatatttataatacTAAAATACCTTTTATCAATTCACAATATATTACAACTAAGAAattaaacaagtaaaaaaaaaaaaaaaaaagagattcaTGAGAACATCTATGCAATTTCAGATATGATATTTcaactgttggacaagtgtgtgtccatcaaacccggttcaacccggttcacctttgtattgaacatttatacattttagtttgatattgtcacatgcgatataaactttttgagcattatgtgtccctaagttttacttaaaatggtagtcacaactagggtttgggctgggcacccttatcatatggtcgtcgcattgggtatacctagacatgtgatgtcagggtacgaatgcgagtgctcacatgtttgatgtgtgcattggcaaataatctactttgtcgattccctcatgtattactaccagatgtaggaagggatagacatgtgtcaccgacaccctgtacctgaggaaaccctgtcactgcaaagtgtgatcgcattctttggttcatcaatgactgagactcaagcgagtcacaGCCGGTGTTTtaggaatacgtgaacactttatgagtgaaggagttatccaacacggtcatcactgcccgattggggaacaccaagatagagactgtctgtgcatggtcggatcagaatctggatccaatgtcattttggaaatggttttgcaaaaatctattttacataaaatgatacattatttataattatttgaacaaagtattttatcgagttttgcgggacccgatcaggtGCATAGatgctcgtatatggacatgtactatggattggggtttggcagtacatgtgtatatgccctagattccataatgatggtgttgattagtgggggggttgtatatgataaatagctATCATATagagagttatttggaatttgctagtttaattaatactttatttaattaatggatatggtgctaattataattatccattaaatattaaataaaataattaattaatactttccctattagattctgcttcttcacctatgtAGCACTTTGAATTTAAACAGAattgccagactgagagagagagagtatgactCTCACTAGGATTAATTAATCCATCagggttttttaattaaaccctaggcttatatataggggaccaaaacgcagaaggaaaaaaagaagctctccacgttttttagccgacactctctctcctacgtttttgattttctctctctccctcttgtgatctctcttcttcttcttggttctctcatctatgtttgagagttagggtttgagaaaccctagatctgtattgaagagttcgagagcatctgggattggcttgaaaaaccttggtagcaccattggaggttcagatctgtttgcttggagagCTCATtgaaggaagaaccactgtctattggaagagcaacacttgaggatcaccaggttagcagttctttattaattccttcagtttattgattattaatatttatgggatgcgaaagaaactcgaatcgattaatttttgctgcgcattcgagtatgggatggatccctcttggcatgtgatggactagagatgaatttctctgtccctattgtgataattaattttatgggacgcaatagggaaggagaaaccctaatagggatgcaccagggttcccatgggcgaccatggaaaaccctaaaatttattaggggcacccatgggacaccatgggataacccagggtgtgcaaaatcctaattttcagttaattgattttcctagggaaccatggttttatccctaaaccgttgtttgaccaacatcAACATCAACCATAGTAAGGTAGCAAATTCAAcctttatctttcttctttttttatttttatcaacaAACAAAAATAGCATTTattcaaagagaaaagaagcaaaGCCTCCTCTCTGAGAAAGAAATACAAGTGGTGGAGAGAGCCACCAATCTCAGGAAATTCTTAAACGCATAACCCCAGTAGCTATCAAATAAGCCTCTTTATTAGAGGACCTAGGAACAAACTTAAAAACAACATCTTGAAGAGAAAATCAACCGAACAATATCCTCAACAACAGATCTAGCGGCCCATATTAAAGAAGATACAACATTATTTAGACCATTTACTAAAGGCAAACTGTTTGAAGAGACAACTAAAGGAAACAAATCATATTAATGTAGAGCTAAAAGAATGCCATCCCTTTAGTGAGCCTATCATTGAGAATATTAGATTTCAAAGTTCATATGTCCTGGATTGTAAGTTCTCCTTTATTCCTAGGAAAGCCAACTTTGTGGCTGATTGCCTAGCTAGGAAGGTCCTGTCTATGCCGTGTATGACAGTATGGCCAAACTCCACTTCGTGGTTGGTTGAAACTTGTGATTCTTCCACCACGTGTAATTCACATGCTTTTCAATAGATTatcctttacccaaaaaaaaacgaatGCCATCCCAGGTGGCCTCTGCCTCAATAGCAGCCGCAGAGAAACTAGAACTACACTTGCATCTAGCAGCCACAGAAGAGCCCGAATTTGTGCTAAGAACAAAACCCCTACCACTTGTGAAAGACCCAACATTCCAGGCCCCATCCGAGTGCATATCAAAGAAATCAGTAGAGGGATCCACTGAAACCATAGCAGCACTTGACATAGGAACATTTGTATTGGGCAGGGGGTTGAAACACAAAGGTGCCCTTACGTGATAGTAACATTAACATCTGAAAATGGTGCTGAGGAGATCCGGATCCATATGATCAAAGATTGCTCTATTACAAGTCTTCCAAATCTGCCATATTCATGAAGACCAAACAATATTAAAATCTGACAAATTTGGAACATTCTTATGCTTTATAAACAAGTAGTTTAGCCAGTCCTTAAAACTCCTACCATGAAATTCTGATGTATTAGATCGAAAAGGGAGTAGTAACCACACCGCTGAAGCAAAGGGGAAGCAGGATAGAGCTTGAACTCTTGATTCTTCCTCATTCAAACAAAGAGGACAAACAACATTAGTAGACAAATGATGCAACACTAAAAGTTTATTTACAACCAAAGTATTAGAACTCCATCTCCACAagaacaactttttttttcggGACAATATTAAATTTCCAAAGCCTCAACCAATAAGGATTATGAGAAGAAGGTCCATGACTAAGTGATGTAGAGATAGAGAAATATACAAATTTAACTAAAAAATTACCTGGCAAATTAAAAGCCCAGATCCAATCATCAATAGAATGAGAAAAAGGAATGAGGATTTGAGAAATAGCAGATATTTCCATCCCCCACTCTTCTTTTGATAGAACAGATCTGCAAAAATATTTACCAATTAAAACTTTAACCCAAACCCACAAAGCATCATGGTTATGAAGGATACGCCAACcttgccatgcaagcatagcaAGGATAAAATTCCCTAAATCCCTAAAGCCCAAACCCCCCAACCAAACAACCTCGTTTCTCTCATTATTCTTCCACAAAAGATGTCTGATTGATTTTTTAAGGATATGACaaatggaagaagagaaaaggaacaTAGACATAGCATAAGAGGGGATAGATGTAACCACAAACTTAATAAGGATTTCCTTTCTTGTCTTCGAAAGGAGATTCTCGATCTTTCCGACCCGAAAGTTTTTGTTGGACACGTTTTGACAATACAAGAGAACATGGCTCTTCCTACTTAGAATTACTTTTATCTTCTCATATACTTGAATTTTCATCTTTTCTAATTCTCGATCGCTTAATGGGTAGTGTCGTAGTGAGATTGTAACATCACTCTCGCTGGACATTTGGTATCAATTTAAGGGAATTTCTATTTGAAAAATTGATATTCAAATCTGACCGAAAACTAATCAGAGATTGATATGGATCCGATAGATTGGGATCatgggggcatttatgtcaaACATCTTATTTTAGAATAATAGTAAGATTGAACTTGACAAAAATTTTAGAATAATAAAAGTATGTTTGTTTGGTGATCCGTCAAAATCTGATGAAGTAGCTCGGATCAGTTTTCAATTCGTATTTTAAGGGTGTGTTTGTTTCATAAAAATGAatagaaatgaaaaataaaataaaaaataaacaatatatatatttataaaaatatttatcATTGTCAAACCGAAGGCGATGACATgcagcaatttggatcctctacgatGCGCTGCCCGTGTTGCACTGTTCTACGTAGACATAGGGTCacgtgcaatgatcgccttacccctgcttaaGCGCCCTACCCCGAATGCAGGTAAAGCGGTTATTGTGCGCAGCAAGGCGCAGGACAGGAAGcacgccgtagaggatctggattctAACATAGAGAGCAATGTGAATGAGACGGTTTCAACAGCACCGTGAACAAGACCATTTTCTAgggatgaaattttgctgctacactagtAATAGGAATGTTcttgctacaaggctggcaaccaaggaaatgggatctataagggtattttagaaaatacaaaaacctaggagggtatttatgaacccaaaggggaagtgaataattccatttctttggttgctagtcttgtagcaggaacattcctgctatggGCGTCGCAAAATTTTATCCATTTTATAGATCATTtgtcctattttattttattttaattttattatggggcaattactatcactaccctacacttaacctatatttactaaaactaccttaccttaaacttcttttctaagactatcctgcttttaaacttttacatctccttctaccttcatatttttaaatacccagattgcccttccttttcacttagtaacctactaatctatttaaatcttctacttttttttgtcattaaaatagtaaaaaattaaaagcacccactcatttcttctctcacccgttttttattccattcggttttttttccttcaatttttctattttattaattttttattcaacatttcatccttaTCGTTCTTCTTCAAAGTTCGAACAgttcatggttctaagtatcggtatcgtatcactTGATACGGGCGATACgtaccggttttgctagtcatcgatactatgccgataccatatcagaagcacggtacagacaaggggtaaaatggtcagaaaactcattttttaaggagattcagaggtaattttgtccgatacagccAATCCAAGTCAATAccgtattggtatcgtatcggttttgtaggttaccgatacccattccgataccgtgcactaaaaccatggaacagatcaACTCTCttcaaaaatgataaaaagtaaattaaataaaaaacaggaagagagagaagaagtggggtgctttgaagagagtcgattTGTTCCATGGtattagtgcacggtattggaacgggtattgataacctgcaaaatcgatacgatactgatacggtat includes these proteins:
- the LOC122641374 gene encoding mediator of RNA polymerase II transcription subunit 11-like produces the protein MTSQFGNWKNSINATDSQVQNNSLQRLHTREKRIVRVLELAGAVMDELSNSTGPRMEMLNNHCREFMQLIKDIQMTLRKEIKTACEYRPFEKCDYSLRISNEICSKKLEYIIEQLGSMKQCIEQYHGADSSPGMQVV